TTCTGTAACGAGCTTGCCGTCTTCATCATAATATTGAACACGTTCACCCAGTTTTTTAACCGAAACGCCATTGACGTGATATTTATTGACCTTTTGTTCTTCTTCGCCCCAATCATCACCGTCGATTTCACCTGATGGATAATCGGTTTCAACGTCATCTGAAGATGGATCATAATCGGCATCTGATTCTCCAATTCCGTTGAGTTCATCACCAATGGTTAGTTCTGTATCTTCAATCACATCATCAAAGTCTGATTCGGGATCGTTAATATCATCAGCTTTTGTTGTTATTACTTTTTCTGGAATACCGTCGAATCGTGCGTCGGCAAATAGTTCAGTGGCTTTCTTAAAATCTAAGATGGTAAACCAGAGCTTGCCAAATCGATCATCTATGCGAGTGCCGCGCCCAATGATCTGTTTGAACTTAGTCATAGACTGAATGTTTTGATCAAGTACAACTAGCTTACAGGTTTTAGCATCAACACCTGTTGTCATTAATTCAGAGGTAGTAGCAATAACAGGGTAAGGCTTTTTAGGGTTAATAAAGTTGTCTAGCTGTGCTTTACCAATTGCGTCATCGCCTGTGATTTTCATCACATACTTATCGTTTTTAGCCACTTGCTCTGGATTACAGTTCACAAGTGCTCGGCGCATTCGCTCGGCGTGATCTATGTCGTTACAAAACACGATGGTTTTAGACATAGGATCAGTTCGTTTGAGGTAATTGGTGATGGTTTCTGCCACTAACTGCGTGCGCTCATCTATTATCATTGTACGGTCAAAATCTTTTTGGTTATAGATACGGTCTTCAATTACATGGCCGTTTTTATCGACCATACCCTTAGTTGGTCGCCAACCTTGTAGATCGACATCTATATCAACACGAACCACTTTATATGGCGCTAAAAACCCATCTTCAATACCTTGTTTTAATGAATATTGATAAACAGGCTCGCCAAAGTAATCGATGTTAGATACTTCGTCAGTCTCTTTTGGTGTTGCCGTAAGACCAACTTGGGTCGCTGAGTTGAAGTATTCGAGTATTTCTCGCCAGGCGCTATCTTCTGATGCACTACCTCTGTGGCATTCGTCGATGATGATGAGGTCAAAGAAATTTGGGTCAACTTGCTTGTATGCTTTTTGGCTTTCTTCAGGGCCTGTTAGTGCTTGGTATAGTGCTAAATGAACTTCGTATGCAGGGTCTACTTTTCTGCCTGTGATTTTAGTCATCGCTTGACCAAAAGGCTGAAAGTCATTGATACGAGTTTGATCAACTAATACATTTCTATCAGCTAAAAACAAAATTCGTTTTTTGGCTTTTGCTTTCCATAAACGCCAGATAATTTGAAAAGCCGTATAGGTTTTACCCGTGCCTGTTGCCATGACCAATAAAATACGGTCTTGGCCTGATGATACAGCTTCAACTGTTTTGTTTATCGCTTGTAGCTGATAGTAACGCAGAGATTTTCCTGAGCCATCATCATAATAGTCTTGAGTGATAAGTGGAAGCTGCTCCTCTGTGTATCCTTTGTAAACACAATATTTCTCCCAAAGCTCTGCTGGAGAAGGAAACTCATCTAAGGTAATTTCTGTTTCTAGCCGTGTCAAATTAGTTTTATCATGAAATATAAACCCATCACCATTACTAGCAAAAACAAAGGGAACATCTAGTAAATTAGCGTAATCTAAACCCTGCTGCATCCCCTTACCAATCTCATGTTTATTAGCTTTAGCTTCAATAACAGCTAACGGCATACTAGGTTTATGGTAAAGAACAATATCTGCTGACTTAACAGATTTTCGACCAGCTACAGTGCCGCGTACAACCACTTTGCCATCTCGAAGCTTCACTTCTTGACGTATTTGCGTCATATCATTCCAACCAGCTTCTTTGATAGCAGGCATAATGTACTTGGTGATGATATCGGTTTCGCTGAGTGACTTTTTGTTCATTGGGTTCATACGTGTTTTTACTTCCTTTTTAAATCATGTGGGAATAAGTATTCTTTATCATGAAGTTAAGCATGAGCACATGTTTTAATGATCTTGCATCCAAGCACTAGTAGACGTCTAACAACTACGTAAGTGCTTTCAAAAGCTAGCATTTTTGAGGTGATTTGTCAGCAACCTGACGTTAACAAAGGTAATTTTCATTGGGTTATTTAGCTTCTTGTTTGGTTCTGACGACTCAGTTTCTAATAGTGAGCCAACTGTAAATGTAGATGGCTCACCAATGTGTTGCAGTGTTGATATCAATGGAAACCCATATGGAGTGACGTCCACAGACGATGGTATTGATCACAACTCGTGCTTTGATAATGATTTTTCTAGTTAGGATACCTTTGATGATTCAAGTTGTGGCGGGTTTGATGATTGGTAGGTGAAGCATAATCATAATTTATTTTTTATTTGTAAGATGACTTCAGTAATGCTTGAGTTATGGGACACCTAATGTGCGTCTAAATATGTGTAACAATGATGACAGATACAATTGAGTTTTTTAAACAAAAAAATAGCGCCTGAAGGCGCTATTTTTATGGAATTCTAAATTAGAACGGCATTTTGAAGCCTGGAGGCATTTGCATGCCGCCGGTGACTT
The sequence above is a segment of the Pseudoalteromonas piscicida genome. Coding sequences within it:
- the hsdR gene encoding EcoAI/FtnUII family type I restriction enzme subunit R: MNPMNKKSLSETDIITKYIMPAIKEAGWNDMTQIRQEVKLRDGKVVVRGTVAGRKSVKSADIVLYHKPSMPLAVIEAKANKHEIGKGMQQGLDYANLLDVPFVFASNGDGFIFHDKTNLTRLETEITLDEFPSPAELWEKYCVYKGYTEEQLPLITQDYYDDGSGKSLRYYQLQAINKTVEAVSSGQDRILLVMATGTGKTYTAFQIIWRLWKAKAKKRILFLADRNVLVDQTRINDFQPFGQAMTKITGRKVDPAYEVHLALYQALTGPEESQKAYKQVDPNFFDLIIIDECHRGSASEDSAWREILEYFNSATQVGLTATPKETDEVSNIDYFGEPVYQYSLKQGIEDGFLAPYKVVRVDIDVDLQGWRPTKGMVDKNGHVIEDRIYNQKDFDRTMIIDERTQLVAETITNYLKRTDPMSKTIVFCNDIDHAERMRRALVNCNPEQVAKNDKYVMKITGDDAIGKAQLDNFINPKKPYPVIATTSELMTTGVDAKTCKLVVLDQNIQSMTKFKQIIGRGTRIDDRFGKLWFTILDFKKATELFADARFDGIPEKVITTKADDINDPESDFDDVIEDTELTIGDELNGIGESDADYDPSSDDVETDYPSGEIDGDDWGEEEQKVNKYHVNGVSVKKLGERVQYYDEDGKLVTESFKDYTRKTLTKTFSSLDEFVKRWDEAERKQAIIDELAAEGIIWEVLEQEVGKELDPFDMICHVVFDQPPLTRKERANNVKKRNYFTKYGDLAQTVLNELLNKYSDEGVAAIESKDALKTGKVVELGRPLELAKKGFGGAKQYEAAITELEKAIYEAIPEKQA